The DNA window CTCCTGCTCTGGCGTCATAAAGCCCGTAGCTCTTCCCACTGTACCGCCATGCCAGTCCCAAATGGTGTTGTGTACATAGACAGCATTAGAAAAGTCGCCTTCTTTCCATTTGTTTAATGCCTTTAAATAAAAATCGGTATGCTTGTAATGACCCGCATAAGTGTTGACGATTGTTAGTAAACCATCGATGTTCTCAGGTGTCATTTCGACTGCACCTTTCTTTTCACTTGCAGTAATTTTTTGATGTGTCATTCGATGCATATGAATTTGCACATCAACTTCAGTCATCTCGAGATCTTCGCTTTCTACTTTTTCTGCTGAAACTGTTTGTTCAGCTTTTTTCTTGAGTACTTCGGCTACTTTGGTTATTTCTTCCCCTTTCGAGGAATTCTGAGTGAACATATAGTAGCCTCCCACAGCTAGTAATGCCAATACCCCTATTGTTA is part of the Planococcus sp. PAMC 21323 genome and encodes:
- a CDS encoding DUF6241 domain-containing protein, with product MKSIMKIIGITIGVLALLAVGGYYMFTQNSSKGEEITKVAEVLKKKAEQTVSAEKVESEDLEMTEVDVQIHMHRMTHQKITASEKKGAVEMTPENIDGLLTIVNTYAGHYKHTDFYLKALNKWKEGDFSNAVYVHNTIWDWHGGTVGRATGFMTPEQEQEFVERKFR